A genomic window from Candidatus Methylomirabilota bacterium includes:
- the hrcA gene encoding heat-inducible transcriptional repressor HrcA, translating into MTGDTTMELTDRQREVLRAIIQDYILSAEPVGSRSVARKYGFQMSPATIRNIMADLADLGYLVQPHTSAGRVPTDLGYRFYVDSLIERPSLTRAEESVIEKRFRPVWGKGEDLMREVTKLLSGLSRSVGVVLAPRVDQVAIKRIEFVHLSAERILVILITKSGQVHHRVVTLDEVISQDELNKTAKLLNSLVEGMPLSRVRQFLVEKMAEEKAMYDALLRRALEVGHKSFVEPTEGEVYIDGTTNMMQQPEFADIEKMRLIFVAFEEKSKLVKILDQCLAQEGLTTIIGSENILREWQRLSLVTAPYWCGDDLLGTLGVIGPTRMEYGKIIPLVDFTAKLLSQYLTEEAS; encoded by the coding sequence TTGACTGGTGACACGACAATGGAGTTGACCGACCGGCAACGGGAGGTCCTGCGGGCGATCATCCAGGACTATATTTTGAGTGCCGAGCCCGTTGGCTCCCGGAGTGTGGCGCGGAAATATGGGTTCCAGATGAGTCCGGCCACGATCCGCAATATCATGGCCGATCTGGCAGACCTCGGGTATCTCGTCCAACCCCATACGTCAGCGGGTCGGGTCCCGACCGATCTGGGGTACCGGTTCTATGTAGACAGCCTGATAGAACGACCTTCTCTCACCCGGGCGGAAGAAAGCGTAATCGAGAAGCGATTTCGTCCGGTGTGGGGAAAGGGAGAGGATCTGATGCGGGAGGTCACGAAGCTCCTCTCTGGCCTTTCGCGTTCGGTTGGAGTGGTCCTCGCGCCCCGGGTGGACCAAGTGGCGATCAAGCGGATCGAGTTTGTTCATCTGTCAGCGGAACGAATCTTGGTCATCCTGATTACCAAGTCGGGACAGGTCCACCACAGGGTGGTGACTCTTGACGAGGTGATTTCCCAGGATGAGTTGAATAAGACCGCCAAGCTTCTCAATTCACTGGTAGAGGGGATGCCTCTGTCCCGGGTGCGGCAATTTCTGGTCGAGAAGATGGCCGAGGAGAAAGCCATGTACGACGCGCTCCTCCGCCGGGCCCTCGAAGTCGGGCACAAGAGTTTTGTGGAACCGACGGAGGGGGAGGTGTACATCGATGGGACCACCAATATGATGCAGCAACCAGAGTTTGCCGACATCGAGAAGATGCGGTTGATCTTTGTGGCCTTCGAGGAAAAGTCGAAGCTCGTGAAGATCCTGGACCAATGCCTGGCCCAAGAAGGGCTCACCACCATTATCGGCTCGGAGAACATCCTCCGGGAATGGCAGCGATTGAGCCTGGTAACGGCCCCGTACTGGTGCGGGGACGATCTCTTGGGAACGTTAGGAGTGATCGGCCCGACTCGGATGGAGTACGGCAAGATCATCCC